TGATGCCGATGCGGTAGCGGTGCGCGTCCGCGTAGCTCATCAGGCGGCCCTGGAGCATCTTGTCGGGGCTGGCGCCGAAGCCGCGCGGCATGTTCGACGGCTCGAAGGCGGCCTGCTCGATCTCCGCGAAGTAGTTGCGCGGATTTTCGTTCAGCTCGAACTCCCCGATTTCCATCAGCGGGTAGTCGGCGTGCGGCCACACCTTGGTCAGGTCGAAGGGGTTGATGTGGTAGGTCTCGGCCTCGGCCTCCGGCATGACCTGGATGCTGACGCGCCACTTGGGGTACTCGCCACGCTCGATGGCGTCGTGCAGGTCCTGGAACGCGTAGTCGGGGTTTATCCCGGCGATCTCGGTGGCTTCCTCCTCGGTGAGGTTCTGCACGCCCTGCTGGGTGTGGAAGTGCCACTTCACGTAGAAGCGCTGGCCCTGGGCGTTCCACAGGCTGTAGGTGTGGCTGCCGTAGCCGTTCATGAAGCGGTAGCTGCGCGGAATGCCGCGGTCTCCGAAGATGTAGAGCGTCTGGTGCACCGTCTCGGGGCGCAGGCCCCAGAAGTCGAACATCATGGTCGCGCTGCGGCGTCCGGTGGCGGGGTGGCGCTTCTGGCTGTGGATGAAGTCCTGGAACTTCACGGGGTCGCGCACGAAAAACACCGGGGTGTTGTTGCCGACCAGGTCCCAGTTGCCGTCCTCGGTGTAGACCTTCAGCGCGAAGCCGCGTGGATCGCGCACGGTGTCGGCGTAGCCCTTCTCGCCGGCCACCGTGGAGAAGCGCGCCAGCATGCGGCACTCGGTCCCGGCCTGCTGGAACAGCTTGGCGACGGTCAGTTCCGGAATGGC
This region of Deinococcus metalli genomic DNA includes:
- a CDS encoding catalase, whose translation is MSDDKSFKPSEPTDMQAPKPAGAALTNAQGDAVASNENSLTAGARGPVLLQDHHLLERMAHFNRERVPERVVHAKGSGAFGTFRVTRAIPELTVAKLFQQAGTECRMLARFSTVAGEKGYADTVRDPRGFALKVYTEDGNWDLVGNNTPVFFVRDPVKFQDFIHSQKRHPATGRRSATMMFDFWGLRPETVHQTLYIFGDRGIPRSYRFMNGYGSHTYSLWNAQGQRFYVKWHFHTQQGVQNLTEEEATEIAGINPDYAFQDLHDAIERGEYPKWRVSIQVMPEAEAETYHINPFDLTKVWPHADYPLMEIGEFELNENPRNYFAEIEQAAFEPSNMPRGFGASPDKMLQGRLMSYADAHRYRIGINYAALPVNRAASPVNTYNRDGQTRFDGNYGDAPVYEPNSFGGPVASGDAVQEPPIRIDGNADRYGWPQTDEDYYAQPGALYRLMSPDEQARTHGNFARNLGGTPAFVQERYLGHLDKIDPALGRGVREQIEQMKADPAPSIRTILSETHTYAAGGRLSAQPQPVGSDD